In Verrucomicrobiales bacterium, the following are encoded in one genomic region:
- a CDS encoding STAS domain-containing protein — translation MSESSASLSYTLEGGVAWIKVTGRANCVIGAEFLSLVQELRAKEIQQFALDLRECVVMDSSFLGTLAGLEQEFGLGNLQAGTHVIELLGANVRVAELIRNLGLDEYFRLKPQHSGYPEQWIPVPPSASRTSRLECSKVSLEAHEVIVRLNPANEAKFRDVVNFLKEDIKRLEGGGEGS, via the coding sequence ATGAGTGAATCTAGCGCCAGTTTGTCTTATACGCTCGAGGGCGGAGTGGCCTGGATTAAGGTCACGGGTCGCGCCAACTGCGTCATCGGGGCTGAGTTCCTTTCCTTAGTTCAAGAGCTGAGGGCGAAGGAGATTCAGCAGTTCGCGTTGGATCTTCGCGAATGTGTCGTCATGGACAGCTCATTCCTGGGGACTCTCGCCGGGTTGGAGCAGGAGTTTGGTTTGGGCAATCTTCAAGCCGGAACCCATGTGATCGAGCTGTTGGGTGCCAATGTCCGGGTGGCGGAGCTCATTCGCAACCTGGGCCTCGATGAATATTTCCGGCTCAAGCCCCAGCATTCGGGGTATCCAGAGCAGTGGATCCCGGTGCCTCCCTCCGCGAGTCGGACCTCCCGCCTGGAGTGCTCGAAAGTCAGTTTGGAAGCCCACGAAGTCATCGTTCGCCTGAATCCTGCCAACGAGGCAAAATTCCGGGATGTTGTGAACTTCCTCAAGGAAGACATCAAACGGCTGGAAGGCGGCGGCGAGGGTTCCTAG
- a CDS encoding DNA polymerase III subunit delta, whose translation MVASGASKPVCLIHGEDDFAVKARARALFDQWSQELGGMDHEMIEGQVSNGGEMLRSLGKLREALHTLPFFGGGKVIWWQNCSFLGDDRTSTSGTVTEALSELAAELAKFEWGSVRLIVSAGKVDKRRSFYKTLDKLGTVEVFASWSDDDNWVARAEAAAAQALRERRQEIFPEALAALVTSVGPQPRQLMSEVEKLSLYVGDRRQITESDVDAIVTRNKQARAFALSEAFGERNLAKALRCLDEEMWEMQFDKDKSEFGLLMGLISKVRSMIGVSELLRLKWLKPEQDWRRYPSQLQRIPPEKLPSEKRFNPAALHPYVLHKTISHCRQYTAAELVRAMESLLACNRSLIFSSLEARLVLQQTLVHILSGSASGGTARGRAAV comes from the coding sequence ATCGTGGCCAGTGGTGCTTCCAAGCCGGTCTGCCTGATCCACGGCGAAGATGACTTCGCGGTCAAAGCCCGTGCCCGTGCACTGTTCGATCAGTGGTCCCAGGAGTTGGGCGGCATGGATCACGAGATGATCGAGGGGCAGGTCTCCAACGGCGGGGAGATGCTGCGATCCTTGGGCAAGTTGCGGGAAGCGCTCCACACTCTTCCCTTCTTCGGGGGAGGCAAAGTCATCTGGTGGCAGAATTGTTCCTTTCTAGGAGATGATCGCACGTCCACCTCCGGGACCGTAACCGAGGCCCTCTCCGAGTTGGCCGCGGAGCTTGCCAAGTTCGAGTGGGGCAGCGTTCGGCTTATCGTCAGCGCGGGCAAGGTGGACAAGCGCCGCAGCTTTTACAAAACCTTGGACAAGCTCGGCACGGTAGAGGTTTTCGCCTCTTGGTCGGACGACGACAATTGGGTGGCGAGGGCGGAGGCCGCAGCAGCTCAGGCCCTGCGCGAGCGGAGACAGGAGATTTTTCCCGAAGCCTTGGCGGCATTGGTCACGTCGGTCGGCCCGCAGCCTCGCCAGCTGATGTCCGAGGTGGAGAAGCTGAGCCTTTATGTCGGGGATCGACGCCAAATCACCGAGTCGGACGTCGATGCCATCGTCACCCGTAACAAGCAGGCTCGAGCCTTTGCCTTGAGCGAGGCATTTGGAGAGCGCAACCTCGCTAAAGCCTTGCGCTGTTTGGACGAGGAGATGTGGGAGATGCAATTCGACAAGGACAAAAGCGAGTTTGGACTCCTCATGGGGCTCATCAGCAAGGTGCGATCCATGATTGGAGTCAGCGAACTGCTGCGTCTCAAGTGGCTCAAGCCCGAGCAAGACTGGCGTCGCTATCCCTCTCAGCTGCAACGTATCCCGCCGGAAAAACTCCCAAGCGAGAAGCGGTTTAACCCGGCCGCGCTGCACCCCTATGTGCTTCACAAGACTATTTCTCATTGCCGTCAATATACTGCGGCTGAGTTGGTTAGGGCGATGGAGTCTCTCCTGGCTTGCAACCGGAGCCTGATATTCAGCAGCCTGGAGGCGCGGCTGGTGCTCCAGCAGACCTTAGTACATATTCTGAGTGGGAGCGCCTCCGGAGGCACGGCCCGTGGTCGTGCTGCCGTCTGA
- a CDS encoding bifunctional nuclease family protein, which produces MSNDVVSVEIRELFQTPNGCAIFLGNAEKVFVIQVEQMMGQVIAMFMRGTAKDRPLTHDLMLSVLKGFNINVERVVINELKNSTYFARLILQETNELGRKLVEIDARPSDCLALVAAMKRPLFVSAALFAQLDDMTEMLQRIKENGGEMEGEGE; this is translated from the coding sequence ATGAGCAACGATGTGGTCTCGGTCGAAATCCGGGAGCTGTTTCAGACCCCGAATGGCTGTGCCATCTTTTTGGGCAATGCCGAGAAGGTGTTCGTGATTCAAGTGGAGCAGATGATGGGGCAGGTGATTGCGATGTTCATGCGCGGCACTGCCAAGGATCGTCCGTTGACCCATGACTTGATGCTGAGCGTCTTGAAGGGGTTCAACATTAATGTGGAGCGGGTGGTCATCAATGAGTTGAAGAACTCGACTTATTTTGCCCGGCTTATTTTGCAGGAGACCAACGAGTTGGGGCGAAAGCTGGTCGAGATCGACGCCCGGCCGAGCGATTGTCTGGCTTTGGTGGCCGCGATGAAGCGGCCTCTTTTCGTTTCCGCAGCCCTGTTCGCCCAGCTGGATGACATGACGGAAATGCTTCAGCGGATCAAGGAGAACGGTGGGGAGATGGAAGGCGAGGGGGAGTAA